One Acidiferrobacter thiooxydans DNA window includes the following coding sequences:
- a CDS encoding YgfZ/GcvT domain-containing protein, with amino-acid sequence MQREWKAELIEAGGLLEDGAVTDYGDRRAEVLAAAHGTVWSALTHMAIVRATGPDAATFLHGQFSNDILNLGATSQLAAYCTAQGRMIALFRVVPHPDALLLLLPAALQAAVQKRLTMYILRAQVKLTVAADWALVGLSGAHAPQALAAVGLPSPTVPEAATQGDITVAAIPGHTPRYLLLGPESALRALPSRLPEVTRVGTRAWAWLDIQAGLPMIGPQTSEAFVPQMTNLDLLGGINFRKGCYPGQEIVARTHYLGRLKQRMYRASLPADTPLPPPGATLQASNLPGQPAGTVVDAQIGPDGAIDLLAVVQISSHDDGVVFWQDIPLTFRDLPYPLAASC; translated from the coding sequence ATGCAGAGGGAATGGAAGGCGGAATTGATCGAGGCCGGCGGCCTCCTGGAGGATGGCGCCGTCACCGATTATGGCGATCGCCGCGCCGAGGTCCTGGCCGCCGCGCACGGCACGGTCTGGAGCGCGCTCACCCACATGGCGATCGTGCGCGCCACCGGGCCCGACGCCGCCACCTTCCTGCACGGGCAGTTCAGCAACGATATCCTGAACCTCGGCGCCACAAGCCAGCTGGCCGCCTACTGCACGGCCCAGGGACGCATGATCGCGCTGTTCCGGGTGGTGCCCCACCCGGATGCCCTCCTTCTGCTATTGCCCGCAGCCCTGCAGGCGGCCGTCCAGAAGCGCCTGACGATGTATATCCTGCGCGCCCAGGTCAAGCTCACGGTCGCCGCGGATTGGGCCCTCGTGGGTCTCTCCGGTGCGCATGCCCCACAGGCGCTGGCGGCCGTGGGCCTCCCGAGCCCGACCGTGCCCGAGGCCGCGACCCAGGGCGACATCACGGTCGCAGCGATCCCGGGACATACACCCCGCTACCTGCTGCTGGGACCGGAATCGGCGCTCCGCGCGCTGCCATCGCGCCTGCCCGAGGTCACGCGCGTCGGGACCCGCGCCTGGGCCTGGCTTGATATCCAGGCGGGCCTCCCCATGATAGGCCCGCAGACCTCCGAGGCCTTCGTGCCGCAAATGACGAACCTCGACCTGCTGGGGGGGATCAACTTTCGCAAGGGGTGTTATCCGGGACAGGAGATCGTGGCGCGCACCCATTACCTGGGACGCTTGAAGCAGCGCATGTATCGCGCCTCGCTGCCGGCGGATACACCCCTGCCGCCACCCGGCGCCACCCTGCAGGCCTCCAATCTCCCGGGGCAGCCCGCCGGTACCGTGGTCGATGCCCAAATCGGGCCCGATGGCGCCATAGACCTGCTGGCAGTCGTCCAGATCAGTAGCCATGACGACGGCGTAGTCTTCTGGCAAG